From the Mycobacterium sp. DL592 genome, the window CTGGCCAACGGTCAGGTTCTCGCCTTTGCCCTCGAACTTAGCGGGCACGATGATGTCCACGCCGTAGGGCTTGCCCTTGACCTGCTCGTCGATCCAGCTCAGCTCCGCCTCGAGCTGATCGGGCCGAAATGCGGTGCCGCCGAGCACACCGAAGCCGCCCGCGTTGGTCACCGCCGCGACGACGTCGCGGCAGTGGCTGAAGGCAAACAGCGGGAAGTCGATGCCGAACTGGTCACAGATCTCTGTCTTCACGCGCCCCAGTATGCGCCCGCAGCGGTCCCCGACCAACCACCGGGTTGGGAAAGGTCAGGCCCGCAGCGGGGCGAACGCGAACTCCTGCAAACCAGCCGCCGGGTCGATCGCGGCGTGGAAGCCGAGCCGCTCGCGCGCCCGGGCCGGATCGGCCACGATGTGGCGGACGTCGCCGCTGCGGTACTGCCCGGTGACCAGGGGCGCCGGCCCCCCTCGGGCCTCACACAACCGGGTGGCCACGTCCAGAATCGAGATCGGGCGTCCCGAGCAGACATTGGCCGCCAGGAACCCGCCCGCCTCCGATCGCACCGCGGCGACATTGGCGGCGGCGACGTCGTCGACATGCACGAAATCCCGCATCTGACCGCCGTCCTCAAAAACCCTTGGCGGGAAACCCTTTTCCAGCGACGACCGGAAGATCGCGGCCACCCCGGAATACGGGGTGTCGCGCGGCATACCGGGGCCATAGACATTGTGGTAGCGCAGCGCCACCACCGAACCGCCGGTCGATTCGGCCCACGCCAGTGCATAGTGCTCCTGGGCGGTCTTGCTGGCCGCGTACAGACTGCGCGGCGTCAGCGCCGCATCCTCGTCGACCAGCTGCCAGCTCAGCTGCTCACCGCCGAGTGGGCAGCGGTGCTCGAACACCCCGGCGTCCAGATCGGCCCGGGTCCGCGGCAACGGGTCGACCACGCCGTGCACCGGACAGGCGAACCGGCCCTGCCCGTAGACCACCATCGACGACGCCAGCACCAGCCGCGTGATGCCCACCTCGTACATCTGGGCCAACAACACCGCGGTGCCGTAGTCGTTGTGCGTGGCATAGGAGGGCGCGTCGGCCGCGTTGACCCCCGCACCGACGACGGCGGCCTGATGGCAGACCGCGTCGACTCCAACAAGCAAGGGCCTCAACGCATCTGCGTCACGCACGTCGAGGCGGTGACAATCCTCGGGGAGTTCGGCGCCGGGGCCGTGCGCAGCGTCCAGCAGAGCGTCGGCCGCCACCACCTCGTGCCCGTCGGCCACCAGTGCCGCCCAGACCCGGCTGCCGATGAAGCCGGCCGCCCCGGTGAGCAGAATCCTCACGGTAGGTCGAAGGGGAGCTCGACGCCCTCATGTGCCAGGCAGTGCGTGCAGACTCGCTCGGAGGCCACCTGGTCGATCGCCTCGTGCACGAGTTTCTTGAACGGCACCAGGTTCTTCTCGAACTCCGCGAACACGTCGACCGCGCGCACCCCGGCGCCGACATCGATCCCGGCGTCCAGGTCGGTCACCAAAGCGATTGCCGCATAACACATCTCCAGCTCGCGAGCCAGCACGGCCTCGGGATATCCGGTCATGTTGATCAGGGTGAAACCCTGACGGGCGAACCACTGACTTTCCGCGCGGGTGGAAAACCGCGGACCCTGCACCACCACCATGGTTCCGCCGTCGATCACCCCGGGCAGATCGGTGGCCGCGGCACGCAGCGTCGGGCAGTACGGGTCGGCGAAGCCGACGTGGATGCCGCCGGAGTCGAAGTAGGTGTCGGCGCGGCCGCGGGTGCGGTCTACCAGCTGGTCGGGCACCACGATCGAACCCGGGCCCAGTTCGTGGGTGAGACTGCCCACCGCGCAGGGACCGAACACCCGGCGCACCCCGAGCGCGCGCAGCGCCCACATGTTGGCCCGGTAGGGCACGGTGTGCGGCGAATACTCGTGGCTCAGGCCGTGCCGCGGCAGGAACGCCACGTCGTGCTCCCCCACCCGCCCGACGGTGATCGGCGCGCTGGGCTCGCCGTAGGGGGTGTCGAGGTTGACACTGCGGGCGTCGGCACCGAAGAAGCTGTAGAAGCCGCTACCGCCGATGACTCCGATCATCCGACCATTGTGGGCTATTGCGGCGGCTATCCCCTAAGCCGCTACGAACGCGGCACGCCCGGTGACGGATCGAGCTCCTTCAAGCGGACGTTGATACGGCGGCAACCGTCGCCAAGGGCGATCACCTGACGTCTGCTCAGCGTGTCGAGAAAGTTCGCCCGCACGAGCCGGGAATACGTCTCCAGCGCAGCCATCAACGTTCTGGCACCTTCCGGGGTGATCCTTGCGATCACCCGTCTCCCGTCATCACTGCTCGCGCGCCGGTACACCAGTCGGCGCCGCTCCAGCCGTTGGGTCTGTTGGGTGAGAGCACCCGGTGTGACCATCAGCGTCTCGGCGATCGCACCCATCGGGCTGGGCCCATGGCTTTTCAGGTAGGCCAACATCTGGACGTCGACCAGAGTCAGCCGGTGGGTCTGGACCAGACCTCGGTTGACGATGTCGTGCAGCACCGTCGCGACGGACTCGAAAAGCAGCCACGCATCAGTCTCGACCTCGTCGAAGCCAAGTCTCCGGCAGCGCAGCCGTCGCCCACGCTGCGACGGCCGATCCTCTGCCGTCTGCGCTGAGGACCCGCCGTCCGCATCGCCGCGCGGCATCCGGTCGGCTACTCTGCCGCGCCTCCGGCACCGTCGTTACCCGCGTCCGAACGGGACCTGGCACTCTTGGCGCCGGCAGCCTTCTTGGCGCCTGACCCCTTGGCCGCGTCACCCCCATCGGGAACACCACTACCGGCCGGCGAAGCCGCGGCTTCAGACGATTTAGCCGGCACCTTGCCGCTTGGGCGGAAGCCACCCGTGCCAGAGCGTGAAGAGCCATTGCCGCCCTGGGTGATCTTCGCCGGTTCGGACTGATCGCCAGGCGTTGCTGATCCACCCGAATTGGTCGTCTCCTTCGACCCGGCCTGGCCGGTTGACTCCGGGGTGTCCTCTGCTTCGGTGCTTGTTGGCGGCGCTACTGCCGCGCTCGCGCCTGCTGCAACCGGCAACGCCGCACTACTGGGCGCAGTGGCTCCGAGCGCGGTACCGATCGCGCGCGGAATGGTCACCAACAGGGTGTATGCGAGGCCCGCGTTGGCGCCGTTCTCATCGGGTGGTGTGAGCAAACCCGGGTAGAGGGAGCCGTCAGTAGTTGTGTAGCCGTTGATGATCGCGCCGACCACACGGGGCGCCACGTCGAAGACGGCCTGGACGGCAGCCGAGTAATTCGCTGTTCCGACCGCATCGACGAAATCCTGTGCGGAGTCGCCGACCGCCCTGATCACCCCGCCGACCGGTCCTATGGCACCGATGAGGAGATTGACGAGCGTGCTGACGTCGGTGACCGCGTGAACCACCGCGGTCAGGTTGTCAGTGATCTGTGCGGGTATGGCGACGACGGGAAACAGCGGGAAGCCGACCGCCAGGACGAACCCGACGAACGCATCGGTCAAGGTGGATGCCGCCGCAGAGGGCTGCCCGTCGCCGAGCTGTTGGAATGCCGTCTGGAGTGCTTGCGGCGCCGTCGTCGTCAGGTAGTCGAACGCCGCCGTGGCCACGCCGCCGAGCGCGGTCGCGGTGGTCTCGCCATAACCGATCAGGTTGGTCAGGGCCTGCTTGCCCGCGGGCAGCGGGTCAGCCAGCCATGCCGTGCCGAGCACGCCCGCATTGGTCACCGCGTTGGTGAACACGTTGACCCACGGTGTGACGGGATCGGGAAGCGCGGCCAGGAGATCGGAGAATGCGGTGAGTTCGAGGCCCACCGCGGAGACAGCCGCGGGGGCTTCGATCCCCGGCAGCGCTGCGCGTGGATGTATGGGAGCCAACGCGATAGCTCCGACCCCCACCAGCGCTACCCCGGTTGAGAACGATGACCGCACAGCAATGCGCATAACTACTCCCGTCGGGGGATCTCTGTGGACGCGGCAAAAGCTACCTGAGGAAAATCCGAGGTCCGTCGGCATTCATCAAAAAACCTACCAATCGGCGGTTTCAGTGAGCGTTCCCGCAAGCCCACGCCGCGAAGGATGACCTGGTAAGGCATGGTTTCGCTGGTTATAGCAAACTCAATTCACGCGCAAAATATTTAAGGTGGCAAGAACATCGACCGAGACTGGAATGCGTTATCGAATGAGTTGCGCTTAGCTGATTCGGTAGCTAGAACCGTCTTAACAGTGCAAAGGCATATATTCAGTTTGCTGATAAGAGGATCTTCCGAGATGCCTTCGCGCGGATCGGCAGGCTTCGCTTAATGGACATCAGCTACTCCCTGAAGCAATCCTGCGGCAAAGCTGTGATCGCCCTTTCTCAGTGCTCGTTCGGAGGCCAGATGCCAGAGCCTGACCAGTCCCAGCGAAACTGACAGTCGCCGCCATCAGCTATCCGCCACAAACAATGCCCGTGACAAATCAGCAAACCTGAGACCACGGCCCACGGCGGACGCCGCAGTTGCCAGCCATTGCGTGCGTGCAACGATGGCGGGCATGGCAAGCGTCGCGCAGTGGATCGAGGGGGCCAGACCAAGGACCCTGCCCAACGCGATCGCACCGGTGATCGCCGGCACCGGGGCGGCGGCCTGGCTGCACGGCGCCGTGTGGTGGAAAGCCCTGCTGGCGCTGGCCGTTTCGATGGCACTGATCATCGGCGTCAACTACGCCAACGACTACTCCGACGGAATCCGCGGCACCGACGACGTGCGCTCCGGGCCGCTGCGGCTGGTCGGATCCAAACTGGCCACTCCACGCGCCGTGCTCACCGCCGCTGTAGTGAGCCTCGCTCTCGGTGCGGTCGCCGGGCTGGCCCTGGCGGTCGTGAGCGCGCCATGGCTGATCGCGGTCGGCGCGGTCTGTATCGCCGGGGCGTGGCTCTACACCGGCGGCTCCCGGCCCTACGGCTACGCCGGACTCGGTGAGGTCGCGGTGTTCGTATTCTTCGGGCTCGTCGCGGTCCTGGGCACCCAGTACACCCAGGCGCTGCGCGTCGACTGGGTCGGTGCGGCGCTGGCGGTGGCCACCGGGGCGCTGTCCTCGGCCGTGCTCGTGGCCAACAACCTGCGCGACATCCCCACCGACACGGTGGCCGGCAAGGTGACGCTGGCGGTGCGCCTCGGCGACGCCCGCACCCGCATGCTGTACCAGTGCCTGCTGGGGCTGGCCGGAGTGCTGACCCTGGCGCTGACGGCGGCCACCCCGTGGTGTGCAGCCGGCCTAGTGGCCACCCCGCTGGCGATCCGCGCCGCCGCCCCGGTCCGGCGTGGATTGGGTGGGCGCGAGCTGATCCCGGTGCTTCGGGACACCGGGCTGACGATGCTGGTGTGGTCGATCGCCGTCGCCCTGGCGCTCGGTCTCGGCTAGTCCCCCGTCACGCATCGATTCTGCGCTGAGGGCGTCGAAATGGGCCTCAGGCCCGCCCTCACCGCAGAATCGATTCCGGCCGGCTAGTCCCCCGGGGTGTCCCCGCGTAGCCGGGCCCGCAGTTGCTCCCGGTCGGTGCGGCGGCGCTCGTCGACCAGCGCGATGCTGGCGGTCGCGCGCTTACGCAGCGGGGCCAGCACCCAGATGCCCAACGGCAGCGCGATGACGATCGCGAACAGCGCCGCGATCACCAGAGGGAACTCATGGATGCCGATCAGCTGGGCGAAGTAATAGATCGCAGCGGTCAGAACGACCACCAGAACGAGCCTCGCCAGCGTGTACACGACGACGTCCCGGATCATGCGGCCAGTCGAGCCGCCCGAATTGTCTGACACGGCGCCGAGCCTACCGACGCGCGTATATTCGGACCAAGGAGGTTGTCGTGCTGTTCATGTTGCTGGCCTTGATTATCGCCGCCGTTGTTTACCTCGGCTGGCGGGCCGTGCGCGCCCAGGCGAACCGCCCCAAGACCCGCGTCATCGGGCCTGACGACGATCCGGATTTCCTGTGGCGGCTCAACCACGGGGACAACAAACCCCGCTAGGCGAACCGGTCCTGAGGCTCGGCCGCGGAAAACCCCTCGGCGACGACCGCCGCCAGCTCCACCAACGCTTCCCTGGTTTTGGGTCGTAGCCGATCCAGTTCGATCTCCGCGCCCTCTTCGAGGTGCGGGTCGAACGGGACCACCCGCACCGCCCGGCACCGCCGGGAGAAGTGGTCGACCACCTTCTGCATGTCGACCTTGCCGGAGCGCGGGCGCACGGCATTGATCACGCACACCGAGCGACGCACCAGATCCTGGTGGCCGTGGGCGTCGAGCCAGTCCAGAGTCGCCGAGGCGCTGCGCGCGCCGTCCACCGAACCCGAACTGACCACGATCAGCGAGTCGGCCTTGGCCAGTACCGACGACATCGCCGAATGCAACAGGCCGGTGCCGCAGTCCGTCAGGACCAGGCTGTAGAAGCGCTCCAGCACCTCCAGTGCCCGGTCGTAATCCTCGGCGCTGAACGCCTGGGACACTGCCGGGTCGCTTTCGGAGGCCAGCACCTCGAGTCGGCTGGGGCCCTGCGAGGTGTAACCCCGGACGTCGCTGTAACGCTCGATGCCCTCGGCGTCGCGCAGCAGGTGCCGCACGGTGGCCGGGGTCTCCAGCGGCACCTTCTGGCTCAGCGTCCCGCGGTCCGGGTTGGCGTCCACGGCGATCACCCGGTCGCCCCGGATCGAGGCGAACGTGCCGCCGAGCGTCGCGGTGATCGTCGTCTTGCCCACGCCGCCCTTCAACGACAGCAGGGCAATCTTGTAGCAGCCCTGCAGGGGACGGTTCACCTGGGCGATGAGATTCTTGTTGCGGGAGTCGCGGGGGCTCTCGCCGACGTTGATCAGCTTGCCCGAGGCCAGATACAGCAGCCTGCGCCAGCCCGAGGACGGCGGCGGCTTCAGCTGGCGCAGCAGGGCACTCGTCGACAGATCCGGGTACGGCGACGGCGGCACAGTGGGCCGATACGACGGCTCCGGCACCTCGTTGACGTAGGAGTTGTAGTACGCCGACGCCGCCGGGATGGGATCGAGCGGGATGCCGATGGGCGGCGTCGGAGCCAACCAATCGGGTTCCGGCTGGGACGCCGACGTGGCGGGATCGGAGAACCGCTGCGCGCGGAACACCGTTGTCGCATCAGTCAATTCGTGGTCTGGACGCAGACCGTGTCGATCGGACACGTGCACTTCCCCCTGACATTCGTTTGGGGTCGAGTGATTCTCGTGCGGTACGTCAAAACCCTAGCCGCGATCAGCTGACGCCGGCGTACGAGTGCAGGCCGACGGTCACCAGGTTGATGAAGAACAGGTTGAAGACCATCGCCACGAAGCCGACGACGTTGATCCAGGCGGCCTTCTTGTCCCGCCACCCGGCGGTCGAGCGGGCGTGCAGGTAGGCGGCGTAGACCACCCACGCGATGAACGACACCGTCTCCTTGGGGTCCCAGCCCCAGTAGCGGCCCCAGGCCTCCTCGGCCCAGATGGCGCCGAAGATCACACCGAACCCGAAGATCGGGAACGCGAAGATCGTGGTGCGGTAGGCGATGCGGTCCAGGGTCTGCGCGTCGGGCAGCTTCGCCACGATCCGGGCGAGCGTGCCGTCACTCGTCGGATCGTTGAACCGCGACATCTTCAGCAGGAACAGGATGCTGGCCACACCGGCGACCAGGAACACTCCCGAGCCGAGGCTGACCACCGAGACGTGGATGGGCAGCCAGTAGGACTGCAGCGCGGGCATGACGGGCGCGGCGTTGGTGTAGAGCCACTTGCCCGACACCGCCAGCAGGATGAGCACCGGAACCAGGACGAACACCCACAGCGCACGGAACTGCGGCTTGCGCAGCACGACCGCGGCCGCCACCAGACCGCAGAAGCTGGTCAGGTTGATGAACTCGTACATGTTGCCCCACGGGGGCCGCATGGTGGCCAGGCCGCGCAGCACGATGCAGGCGAACAACAGCGCGATGCCGACGTAGACCAGGGCCAGACCGGCCTTGCCGATGCGCTCGTCGGTCGACAGTGTGGGGGCGTCGACCACCACACCGGGCCGGTCGCTGTCGGCACTGACCGCTCCTGTGCCGGCCGCCACCAGTTCCCGGGCTTCGACCTTGCGGCCGCGGCTGTAGGCCAGCTCGACGGCCAGCAGCAGCAGTGCACCGACCAGGACGACGATCGATGAGGTGAACGCCCAGTCGGAGTACCGGGCCAGGCCGATGTCGATGTGTTCGGTATTCACGCTCTCAGACCTTCTCTTGCGACGGCGCCGCGTCCGGCACGTCGGTCAATAACCGCTCGGTGAGCTTCTCGAACTCGCTGCCCCACCCGGAGTTGTCGGTGCGGGCCAGTCCGCCCAGCTCGATATTCACCGTACCGGGCTGTGTTGGGGAGGGCTCAATCCTGGCCCAGACCCTGCGGCGGCGCACGATCAGCGACACCAGCAGCCCGGCCATCATCGACATCGCGAACACCAGCACCCACACCTGGCCGGGGTCGTGGGACACCTGCAGGTTGACGAACGGGGTGGCACCGTCGAACCTCACCACGGTGCCGTCGTCGAGCCGCACTTCCTCGCCCTTGCGCAGGTTGACCCGCTTGACCTTGGTCAGCCGCTTCTGCTCGAGCAGCCGGTGATCGAGGGTGAACAGCGACTGCGGGCGCCCGGTGTCCAGGCCGGTGTCGCCGCGGTAGATGTCGATGGCCACGGCAGGGTCGTTGAGCGCCGGGTAGCTCGACGACAGCAGGGTCCCGTCGAACTCGGCGGTCGGCGCGAACAGACCCATGATGGCCAGCTGATGCTTGCGGCGTTCGTCGGCGTCGGGATACATGCCACCGGGCGGGTCGACGCGGATCACACCCGAGGACAGCAGTGTGCGCGGGTCGTCGGGCCGCCACTGCAGGGTCTGGGTGCGCTTCTGCCCGTTGGGG encodes:
- the ccsB gene encoding c-type cytochrome biogenesis protein CcsB, encoding MNTEHIDIGLARYSDWAFTSSIVVLVGALLLLAVELAYSRGRKVEARELVAAGTGAVSADSDRPGVVVDAPTLSTDERIGKAGLALVYVGIALLFACIVLRGLATMRPPWGNMYEFINLTSFCGLVAAAVVLRKPQFRALWVFVLVPVLILLAVSGKWLYTNAAPVMPALQSYWLPIHVSVVSLGSGVFLVAGVASILFLLKMSRFNDPTSDGTLARIVAKLPDAQTLDRIAYRTTIFAFPIFGFGVIFGAIWAEEAWGRYWGWDPKETVSFIAWVVYAAYLHARSTAGWRDKKAAWINVVGFVAMVFNLFFINLVTVGLHSYAGVS
- a CDS encoding NAD(P)-dependent oxidoreductase gives rise to the protein MRILLTGAAGFIGSRVWAALVADGHEVVAADALLDAAHGPGAELPEDCHRLDVRDADALRPLLVGVDAVCHQAAVVGAGVNAADAPSYATHNDYGTAVLLAQMYEVGITRLVLASSMVVYGQGRFACPVHGVVDPLPRTRADLDAGVFEHRCPLGGEQLSWQLVDEDAALTPRSLYAASKTAQEHYALAWAESTGGSVVALRYHNVYGPGMPRDTPYSGVAAIFRSSLEKGFPPRVFEDGGQMRDFVHVDDVAAANVAAVRSEAGGFLAANVCSGRPISILDVATRLCEARGGPAPLVTGQYRSGDVRHIVADPARARERLGFHAAIDPAAGLQEFAFAPLRA
- a CDS encoding DUF4229 domain-containing protein, coding for MIRDVVVYTLARLVLVVVLTAAIYYFAQLIGIHEFPLVIAALFAIVIALPLGIWVLAPLRKRATASIALVDERRRTDREQLRARLRGDTPGD
- a CDS encoding S-methyl-5'-thioadenosine phosphorylase, with product MIGVIGGSGFYSFFGADARSVNLDTPYGEPSAPITVGRVGEHDVAFLPRHGLSHEYSPHTVPYRANMWALRALGVRRVFGPCAVGSLTHELGPGSIVVPDQLVDRTRGRADTYFDSGGIHVGFADPYCPTLRAAATDLPGVIDGGTMVVVQGPRFSTRAESQWFARQGFTLINMTGYPEAVLARELEMCYAAIALVTDLDAGIDVGAGVRAVDVFAEFEKNLVPFKKLVHEAIDQVASERVCTHCLAHEGVELPFDLP
- a CDS encoding 1,4-dihydroxy-2-naphthoate polyprenyltransferase — translated: MASVAQWIEGARPRTLPNAIAPVIAGTGAAAWLHGAVWWKALLALAVSMALIIGVNYANDYSDGIRGTDDVRSGPLRLVGSKLATPRAVLTAAVVSLALGAVAGLALAVVSAPWLIAVGAVCIAGAWLYTGGSRPYGYAGLGEVAVFVFFGLVAVLGTQYTQALRVDWVGAALAVATGALSSAVLVANNLRDIPTDTVAGKVTLAVRLGDARTRMLYQCLLGLAGVLTLALTAATPWCAAGLVATPLAIRAAAPVRRGLGGRELIPVLRDTGLTMLVWSIAVALALGLG
- a CDS encoding MinD/ParA family protein — protein: MSDRHGLRPDHELTDATTVFRAQRFSDPATSASQPEPDWLAPTPPIGIPLDPIPAASAYYNSYVNEVPEPSYRPTVPPSPYPDLSTSALLRQLKPPPSSGWRRLLYLASGKLINVGESPRDSRNKNLIAQVNRPLQGCYKIALLSLKGGVGKTTITATLGGTFASIRGDRVIAVDANPDRGTLSQKVPLETPATVRHLLRDAEGIERYSDVRGYTSQGPSRLEVLASESDPAVSQAFSAEDYDRALEVLERFYSLVLTDCGTGLLHSAMSSVLAKADSLIVVSSGSVDGARSASATLDWLDAHGHQDLVRRSVCVINAVRPRSGKVDMQKVVDHFSRRCRAVRVVPFDPHLEEGAEIELDRLRPKTREALVELAAVVAEGFSAAEPQDRFA
- a CDS encoding MarR family winged helix-turn-helix transcriptional regulator, encoding MPRGDADGGSSAQTAEDRPSQRGRRLRCRRLGFDEVETDAWLLFESVATVLHDIVNRGLVQTHRLTLVDVQMLAYLKSHGPSPMGAIAETLMVTPGALTQQTQRLERRRLVYRRASSDDGRRVIARITPEGARTLMAALETYSRLVRANFLDTLSRRQVIALGDGCRRINVRLKELDPSPGVPRS